The Brasilonema sennae CENA114 genome includes a region encoding these proteins:
- a CDS encoding SDR family NAD(P)-dependent oxidoreductase, which yields MTLITTIRPTSVFLVSGGAKGITAKCTIKLAQHSPCKFILIGRSELLDKEPDWAKDCFDEPVLKKRIMEYLLSLGEKPIPVNVQKLYNKVISNREIKQTLEAIQQVGGHAEYLSVDVTNGEELKQKLKIVTERTGSINGIIHGAGNLADKLIEKKTEQDFEKVYTAKVKGLENLLSCIKPSELEYLVLFSSVTGFYGNVGQTDYAIANEILNKSAHLVKQRYPECHVVAINWGGWDSGMVTPQLKKEFARRGIEIIPVEVGTQMLVNELHPANRQTAQVVIGSPLIPPPAPLNPELQTYRIRRKLSLAANPFLLDHTIAGKPVLPATCAVSWIVDACEQLYPGYRFFSNTDFKVLKGITFNETLASEYILDLQEVSKTDSQEIIFQAKIWSKTPEGRTNYHFSIAQVRLVQELPTSPTYEPLNLEEDNIITITGKDFYQAKTTSLFPLFHGDSFQELKKVLNISPEKITAECIWSEITDQQQGQFPIGWVNPYSIDLSTHPLWIWMQHFHQEICLPAGQQKYEQYTRVPCNTPFYVSCEIKTKTASSIVADFIVHDVQGKVCSRLLGGKGTIIPTQSLRSN from the coding sequence ATGACACTAATCACTACGATCCGTCCAACATCAGTTTTTCTCGTAAGTGGCGGCGCAAAAGGAATTACAGCTAAGTGCACTATCAAATTAGCACAACACTCCCCTTGCAAATTTATTCTCATAGGTCGTTCCGAACTCCTAGACAAAGAACCAGATTGGGCTAAAGATTGTTTTGACGAACCAGTGTTGAAAAAGCGCATTATGGAATACCTTCTCTCACTGGGAGAGAAGCCCATACCTGTAAATGTACAAAAGCTCTATAACAAAGTCATCTCTAATCGAGAAATAAAACAGACTTTAGAAGCGATTCAACAAGTAGGAGGTCATGCTGAATACTTGAGCGTTGATGTCACGAATGGAGAGGAATTAAAACAGAAACTGAAGATTGTTACTGAGCGTACTGGATCGATTAATGGCATTATACACGGTGCTGGTAATTTAGCTGATAAATTGATTGAAAAGAAAACAGAACAGGATTTTGAGAAGGTTTATACAGCTAAAGTTAAAGGTTTGGAAAATCTTTTATCTTGTATCAAACCCAGTGAACTGGAGTATTTGGTTTTGTTTTCTTCTGTCACAGGTTTTTATGGAAATGTTGGTCAGACGGACTATGCGATCGCCAACGAAATTCTCAACAAATCAGCCCATCTCGTCAAGCAACGTTACCCCGAATGTCATGTTGTGGCTATAAATTGGGGTGGCTGGGATAGTGGTATGGTGACACCACAATTGAAAAAAGAGTTTGCCCGACGTGGTATTGAGATTATCCCTGTTGAAGTTGGAACGCAAATGCTTGTCAACGAACTGCATCCTGCTAACCGCCAAACAGCACAAGTTGTCATTGGTAGCCCTCTTATTCCGCCTCCTGCACCACTAAACCCCGAACTACAAACCTACCGCATTCGTCGCAAACTATCACTTGCAGCTAATCCATTTTTACTCGACCATACCATTGCTGGTAAACCAGTTTTGCCAGCGACTTGTGCGGTATCCTGGATTGTCGATGCTTGCGAACAACTGTATCCAGGTTACAGATTTTTCAGTAACACAGATTTCAAAGTTTTGAAGGGAATTACTTTTAATGAAACCTTAGCAAGTGAGTATATTTTAGACTTGCAAGAAGTTTCTAAAACTGATTCGCAAGAAATCATCTTTCAAGCAAAGATATGGAGTAAAACTCCAGAAGGTAGAACTAATTATCATTTCAGTATTGCTCAAGTTCGGCTAGTGCAAGAACTACCTACTAGTCCTACTTATGAACCATTAAATCTTGAAGAAGATAACATCATCACGATTACTGGTAAAGATTTTTATCAAGCAAAAACAACATCTCTGTTTCCATTGTTTCATGGAGACTCTTTTCAAGAACTCAAAAAGGTCTTAAACATTAGTCCTGAAAAAATCACAGCTGAGTGTATTTGGTCTGAAATTACAGATCAACAACAAGGACAATTTCCTATTGGGTGGGTTAATCCTTATTCAATTGACCTGAGTACCCATCCTTTATGGATTTGGATGCAGCATTTTCATCAAGAAATCTGCTTACCCGCAGGGCAGCAAAAATATGAGCAATACACGCGGGTTCCCTGCAATACGCCTTTTTACGTTTCTTGTGAAATTAAGACGAAAACAGCAAGTAGTATAGTCGCTGATTTTATCGTACATGATGTTCAAGGAAAAGTTTGCTCGCGTCTGTTGGGAGGTAAAGGGACTATTATACCAACTCAATCCTTGAGAAGTAATTAA
- a CDS encoding type I polyketide synthase, which yields MSAYSIDTAFAELEAQVNNFEKAVYKSIEEKKTMSDKSLSVNKINRKLQDNPIAIVGMASLFAKSRNLREYWQNIINKVDGITDVPSTHWNIEEYYDPNPRTPEEKTYCKRGGFIPDVDFNPMEFGIPPSILEVTDVAQLLSLVIAKEAMEDAGYNTSREFNRETIGVILGVAGNQLGLPLAARLEYPVWEKVLKSSGLSDEDTQKIIKKIKSAYVNWDENAFPGMLGNVVAGRIANRLNLGGINCVVDAACASSLAALKMAISELVEHRCDMMLTGGVDTDNTIMAYMCFSKTPAVSPSDNVKPFDAKSDGMMLGEGIGMVVLKRLEDAVRDNDKIYAVIKGIGTSSDGRYKSIYAPRQEGQVKALQRAYDDAGFSPETITLMEAHGTGTMAGDPTEFGSLREFFGENSHKQYIALGSVKSQIGHTKAAAGAASLIKTALALHHKILPPTINVTEPNPKLNIQNSAFYLNTETRPWIRAEGEAPRRAGISSFGFGGTNYHVVLEEYEAEQERAYRIHNTPGEVLLFAQTPAQLLANCEEILGKLQSQDGNRNYVELVEESKSKDIPLNTARVGFVAASCAEACKLLQISIELLKTRTSDSSWEHPQGIYYRSSGLELTGKVVALFSGQGSQSLGMGRELVMNFPILRRLFGYMDSLLLKDNLQPVSEIVFPRPVFEEVEKNTQIVALQRTEYAQPAIGMLSAGLYKILQQAGFKADFVAGHSFGELTALWAAGVLSEEDYCFLVKARGQAMAAPQDPDYDAGAMLAVKEEVGKVEAVLKHFPRVTIANLNSPRQVVLAGPAVEIAKIRQTLQEQGYAAVLLPVSAAFHTPLIAFAQKAFAQAIKSTSFQNPKIPVYTNVTGKQYPKEAAEVSRILETHISNAVLFKQEIENIYACGGSCFVEFGPKKILTGLVKDILGDRPHLTVALNPSSQKDSDRSLREAVVQLRVAGLSLKNLDPYQLPQPIPATEKSKGLNVRLNGINYVSEKTKMAFEQALQDGHKVKLPANTSENNAHIDSKSLSATLTTITATPPTVAESNGHTNKSLLPVSEKIEDKGTEQFKIQNLESSSSPPTPPTPPTSSQPIPQPKMPKNPDEPVNYQQVLASLEYVLTQFQQNQSDSLQVHGQYLSHQMEYAKTFFQLMQQQNSLFANSKSSEEAAQLKAVLMESLERGMMQFHAQQGETLRVHEQYLNTQVEYTTNFLQLIQQEYAQVVNAEVPRTQPVVFLDETTAANKKRERLIALDTTTIKQDSSVPPTHQKPATEAQLHSVVEIGTQTQTHKATDFVSTNEFSVSPTNNLSVTSDAPSVVPLPISSPVITETVAVTTETAPTDTSTSGAPSVITETVAVATESAPTDASTTTSDISVNVADLGTNLLAIISDKTGYPVEMLDINMDMEADLGIDSIKRVEILGTMQEMYPDLPKPNVEELGELRTIGQIVECLQKTASSSVAVTSIAVETPISIQEDAKIQEQVEIENSFITLSPEFPISSPTLVSESVSVTEEAEAPDTDFTDLGQTLLAITSEKTGYPVEMLDLNMDMEADLGIDSIKRVEILGTMQEMYPNLPKPNVEELGELRTIGQIVEYLQKLVGTEKKKSLNKSSNPSGNSNNNPLRRQVKLKILPQPDFLDFTLPEGHIALLTDDGSLTTSKLAQLLTEQGWKIVVLSFPQSLVPQHSPLPSGVNRVNLVDLSEEHLQQQLAIISTQYGSIDAFIHLNPLFEVIYNGKIPYLEQEKAIVKHVFLIAKHLKKSLNETTHSGRNCFCTVTRLDGAFGLGQNVSFGPISAGLFGLTKTLNWEWQQVFCRAIDLSPQIGAEQSAQHIFAELHDPNRYITEVAYNSHERVTLISAPEI from the coding sequence ATGTCTGCTTATTCAATTGATACTGCGTTTGCGGAATTGGAAGCCCAGGTCAATAACTTTGAAAAGGCTGTGTATAAGTCTATTGAGGAGAAAAAAACGATGTCTGATAAATCCTTGTCCGTTAACAAAATTAATAGAAAATTACAAGATAATCCTATAGCCATCGTTGGTATGGCTTCTCTTTTCGCAAAATCTCGAAACTTACGAGAGTACTGGCAAAATATTATTAATAAAGTTGACGGTATTACTGACGTTCCATCGACACACTGGAATATAGAAGAATACTATGATCCTAATCCTAGAACACCTGAGGAAAAAACCTACTGCAAAAGAGGTGGATTTATCCCAGACGTTGATTTTAACCCAATGGAATTTGGAATTCCTCCTAGCATCTTAGAAGTGACGGATGTGGCGCAACTCTTAAGTTTAGTCATTGCAAAAGAAGCAATGGAAGATGCTGGCTATAATACATCCCGCGAGTTTAATCGCGAGACGATTGGGGTTATTTTAGGTGTCGCAGGAAACCAATTGGGATTACCACTTGCCGCCAGGTTAGAGTATCCCGTGTGGGAAAAGGTGCTTAAAAGCAGTGGCTTATCCGATGAGGATACACAAAAAATTATCAAGAAAATTAAAAGCGCTTACGTCAACTGGGATGAGAATGCTTTCCCTGGGATGTTAGGTAACGTTGTTGCTGGCAGAATTGCTAACCGTTTAAATTTAGGCGGAATAAACTGTGTCGTTGATGCTGCTTGTGCCAGTTCATTAGCTGCCCTAAAAATGGCAATTAGTGAACTCGTAGAACATCGCTGCGACATGATGCTAACGGGTGGAGTTGATACTGACAACACCATCATGGCTTATATGTGTTTCAGCAAAACACCTGCTGTCTCTCCTAGCGACAATGTCAAACCCTTCGACGCTAAGTCTGATGGGATGATGCTAGGTGAAGGTATCGGTATGGTTGTCCTTAAGCGCTTAGAAGATGCTGTACGAGACAACGATAAAATCTACGCTGTCATTAAAGGAATTGGCACCTCCAGCGATGGACGGTATAAAAGCATTTATGCTCCCCGACAAGAAGGACAAGTCAAAGCCTTACAGCGTGCTTACGATGATGCAGGTTTTTCACCTGAAACCATCACCTTAATGGAGGCGCACGGTACAGGTACGATGGCTGGTGACCCCACCGAATTTGGGTCACTGAGAGAATTTTTCGGGGAAAACTCACACAAGCAGTACATTGCACTTGGTAGTGTGAAATCTCAAATCGGACACACAAAAGCTGCTGCAGGTGCTGCAAGCTTAATAAAAACTGCTTTAGCGCTACATCACAAGATACTACCGCCAACAATTAACGTTACTGAACCTAACCCCAAACTCAATATCCAAAATTCGGCGTTTTACCTAAATACCGAAACAAGACCTTGGATTCGTGCTGAAGGGGAAGCACCAAGACGTGCGGGTATCAGTTCTTTTGGCTTTGGTGGTACAAACTATCACGTTGTCTTGGAAGAATACGAAGCTGAACAAGAGCGTGCTTACCGTATACACAACACTCCCGGTGAGGTGCTGCTGTTTGCTCAAACTCCTGCACAGTTATTAGCAAACTGTGAAGAGATTTTGGGTAAATTGCAATCGCAAGATGGTAACAGAAATTACGTGGAGCTTGTAGAGGAATCTAAATCAAAAGACATTCCTCTTAATACAGCCAGAGTTGGATTTGTTGCAGCTTCTTGTGCTGAGGCTTGCAAATTGCTGCAAATCAGTATTGAGTTACTGAAAACCAGAACCTCAGATTCCTCTTGGGAGCATCCCCAGGGAATTTACTACCGTTCTTCTGGTCTTGAGTTGACAGGAAAAGTTGTTGCTTTGTTTTCTGGACAAGGTTCTCAATCCTTGGGTATGGGTCGAGAATTGGTGATGAATTTCCCAATTCTGCGGCGTCTTTTTGGCTACATGGATAGCCTTTTGCTCAAAGATAATTTACAGCCGGTGTCGGAAATCGTTTTTCCCCGTCCTGTGTTTGAGGAAGTGGAAAAAAATACCCAAATTGTTGCATTACAGCGTACAGAATATGCTCAACCAGCAATTGGGATGTTGAGTGCAGGGCTATATAAAATACTGCAACAAGCTGGATTTAAGGCAGATTTCGTTGCAGGACACAGCTTTGGAGAACTCACAGCATTGTGGGCTGCGGGTGTTTTGAGTGAGGAAGATTACTGCTTCTTAGTGAAAGCTAGGGGACAAGCAATGGCGGCTCCCCAAGATCCTGATTATGATGCAGGAGCGATGTTAGCTGTCAAAGAAGAAGTCGGCAAGGTAGAAGCAGTTCTCAAGCATTTCCCTCGGGTGACAATTGCTAATCTCAATTCTCCCCGTCAAGTGGTGTTAGCAGGACCTGCAGTGGAAATAGCAAAAATACGGCAAACTCTACAAGAGCAAGGATATGCAGCCGTTTTGTTACCTGTATCAGCAGCCTTCCATACACCCCTGATTGCTTTTGCTCAGAAAGCCTTTGCCCAAGCTATCAAGAGTACGAGTTTTCAAAATCCAAAAATACCTGTTTACACCAATGTGACAGGAAAGCAGTACCCCAAGGAAGCAGCAGAAGTCTCTAGAATTCTAGAGACTCACATCTCTAATGCGGTGCTGTTTAAGCAGGAAATTGAAAATATTTATGCGTGTGGTGGTTCTTGCTTTGTTGAATTTGGTCCCAAGAAAATTCTCACGGGTTTGGTGAAAGATATTTTAGGCGATCGCCCCCACCTCACCGTCGCTTTAAACCCCAGCAGCCAAAAAGATAGCGATCGCTCTCTAAGAGAAGCCGTTGTCCAATTACGCGTAGCTGGTTTGTCTTTGAAAAACCTCGACCCCTACCAACTACCACAACCTATACCCGCAACCGAGAAAAGCAAAGGGTTGAACGTGCGTTTAAATGGCATCAACTACGTGTCAGAAAAAACAAAAATGGCATTTGAGCAAGCTTTGCAGGATGGACACAAAGTGAAATTACCTGCAAACACATCTGAAAATAACGCTCATATTGACTCCAAATCACTCTCCGCGACACTCACCACCATCACCGCCACTCCCCCAACGGTTGCAGAAAGTAACGGACACACAAATAAATCCCTACTTCCCGTCAGCGAGAAGATTGAGGATAAGGGAACGGAACAATTCAAAATTCAGAACCTGGAATCTTCCTCATCTCCCCCAACTCCCCCAACTCCCCCAACTTCCTCTCAACCGATTCCACAGCCGAAAATGCCAAAAAATCCAGATGAACCCGTGAACTACCAACAAGTTTTAGCAAGCTTAGAATACGTCCTGACACAATTTCAGCAAAATCAAAGCGACAGTTTACAAGTTCACGGACAGTACCTCAGCCATCAGATGGAATATGCCAAAACCTTTTTCCAACTGATGCAGCAGCAGAATTCTTTGTTTGCCAACAGCAAATCTTCAGAAGAAGCTGCACAGCTTAAGGCAGTTCTTATGGAAAGCTTAGAGCGTGGTATGATGCAGTTTCACGCTCAACAAGGTGAAACTCTACGCGTTCACGAGCAATATCTCAACACTCAGGTAGAATACACCACAAACTTTTTGCAACTCATACAGCAAGAGTATGCACAGGTTGTCAATGCTGAGGTGCCAAGAACTCAACCTGTGGTGTTTCTTGACGAAACAACAGCCGCAAATAAAAAACGTGAACGTCTGATTGCTTTAGATACAACAACTATTAAACAAGACAGTTCAGTTCCTCCTACTCATCAAAAACCAGCAACTGAAGCACAGCTACATTCAGTTGTAGAAATTGGTACTCAAACGCAGACACACAAAGCAACGGATTTTGTGAGTACGAATGAGTTCTCAGTAAGTCCGACAAATAACTTATCCGTTACATCTGATGCCCCATCTGTTGTCCCCCTCCCCATCTCCTCACCTGTAATCACCGAAACTGTAGCAGTCACAACAGAAACCGCCCCCACAGATACTTCTACATCTGGTGCCCCATCTGTCATCACCGAAACTGTAGCAGTCGCGACAGAAAGCGCTCCCACAGATGCTTCTACAACGACTTCTGATATCAGTGTAAATGTAGCTGATTTGGGCACAAACCTGTTGGCAATCATCAGTGACAAAACAGGTTACCCAGTAGAGATGTTGGATATCAACATGGATATGGAGGCAGATTTAGGGATTGACTCCATCAAGCGTGTGGAAATCCTGGGAACAATGCAGGAAATGTACCCAGACTTGCCCAAACCAAATGTGGAAGAACTGGGAGAACTACGCACGATTGGTCAAATTGTCGAATGTTTGCAAAAGACTGCTTCTTCATCTGTTGCGGTGACATCTATTGCTGTAGAAACTCCGATTTCTATACAAGAGGATGCAAAAATACAGGAGCAAGTGGAGATTGAGAATTCTTTCATTACCTTATCACCTGAGTTCCCCATCTCTTCTCCCACCCTAGTGAGCGAAAGTGTCTCAGTTACTGAAGAAGCAGAAGCACCAGACACAGATTTCACAGATCTCGGTCAAACCTTGTTAGCAATCACGAGTGAAAAAACAGGTTACCCAGTAGAGATGTTGGATTTGAACATGGATATGGAGGCAGACTTAGGGATTGACTCCATTAAGCGTGTGGAAATCTTGGGGACAATGCAGGAGATGTACCCCAACTTGCCTAAACCGAATGTAGAAGAACTGGGAGAACTGCGTACCATTGGTCAAATTGTAGAGTATCTGCAAAAGTTAGTTGGTACGGAAAAAAAAAAGTCTCTGAACAAGTCCTCCAACCCATCGGGTAACTCAAACAACAATCCTCTGCGTCGTCAAGTCAAACTGAAAATCCTGCCTCAACCAGATTTTCTAGATTTCACCTTACCAGAGGGGCACATCGCTTTACTCACCGATGATGGGTCCCTCACCACTTCCAAATTGGCTCAACTTCTCACCGAACAAGGCTGGAAAATCGTTGTTCTCAGTTTTCCTCAATCGCTGGTTCCACAACACTCACCTTTACCCTCAGGAGTCAATCGCGTAAATCTTGTTGATTTAAGTGAGGAACATCTGCAACAACAATTAGCCATCATTTCCACTCAATATGGTTCAATTGATGCCTTCATCCATCTCAATCCCTTATTTGAAGTCATCTACAACGGCAAAATTCCTTATCTTGAACAGGAAAAGGCAATTGTTAAGCACGTTTTTCTCATAGCAAAACACCTGAAAAAATCCCTAAATGAAACCACACATTCTGGACGTAATTGTTTTTGCACTGTGACTCGTCTTGATGGAGCCTTTGGATTAGGACAAAATGTTAGCTTTGGCCCCATCAGTGCTGGTTTATTTGGATTAACTAAAACTCTCAACTGGGAATGGCAACAGGTGTTTTGCCGAGCAATTGACTTGAGTCCTCAGATTGGTGCAGAACAGTCAGCACAGCACATTTTTGCTGAGCTACATGATCCCAATCGTTACATTACCGAAGTTGCTTACAATTCACATGAAAGAGTCACCTTGATTAGTGCTCCCGAAATTTAA